Proteins encoded by one window of Rhodamnia argentea isolate NSW1041297 chromosome 6, ASM2092103v1, whole genome shotgun sequence:
- the LOC115741545 gene encoding 1-deoxy-D-xylulose 5-phosphate reductoisomerase, chloroplastic: MALNLLSPAEIKAVSFLDSTKSNHHHQLNKLPGAFTLKRKDCGTRRIHCSAQPPPPAWPGRAVPETNHKSWNGPKPISIVGSTGSIGTQTLDIVAENPDKFRVVAIAAGSNVTLLSDQIKTFKPQLVAVRNESLVDELKEALSDVEEKPEIIPGEQGVIEVARHPDAVTVVTGIVGCAGLKPTVAAIEAGKDIALANKETLIAGGPFVLPLAHKHKVKILPADSEHSAIFQCIQGLPEGALRRIILTASGGAFRDWPVDKLKDVKVADALKHPNWNMGKKITVDSATLFNKGLEVIEAHYLYGAEYDNIEIVIHPQSIIHSMIETQDSSVLAQLGWPDMRLPILYTMSWPERIYCSEITWPRLDLCKLGSLTFKAPDNVKYPSMDLAYSAGRAGGTMTGVLSAANEKAVEMFINEKISYLDIFKVVELTCNKHREELVETPSLEEIIHYDLWARDYAANLQLSARRTPVLT; the protein is encoded by the exons ATGGCTCTTAATTTGCTGTCTCCTGCTGAAATCAAGGCCGTTTCTTTCTTGGATTCTACAAAATCCAATCACCACCACCAACTCAATAAGTTGCCAG GTGCATTTACGTTGAAGAGGAAGGATTGTGGAACGAGAAGAATTCATTGTTCAGCACAGCCACCTCCACCAGCCTGGCCTGGACGAGCTGTTCCCGAGACAAATCATAAATCGTGGAATGGCCCGAAGCCTATTTCTATTGTTGGATCTACTGGTTCCATTGGAACGCAG ACTTTGGACATAGTGGCAGAGAACCCTGATAAATTCAGAGTTGTGGCTATTGCAGCTGGATCAAATGTTACACTTCTATCTGATCAG ATTAAGACGTTCAAGCCTCAATTGGTCGCAGTTAGAAACGAGTCGCTGGTTGATGAACTCAAAGAGGCTCTATCTGATGTTGAAGAGAAGCCTGAGATCATTCCAGGGGAACAAGGAGTTATTGAG GTAGCTCGCCATCCAGATGCTGTAACTGTAGTTACAGGTATAGTTGGTTGTGCAGGACTAAAG CCTACAGTAGCTGCCATTGAAGCAGGCAAGGACATAGCTTTGGCCAATAAGGAGACCCTCATTGCAGGAGGTCCTTTTGTGCTCCCTCTTGCGCACAAGCATAAAGTGAAGATTCTTCCGGCTGATTCTGAACATTCTGCCATATTTCAG TGTATTCAAGGTTTACCTGAAGGTGCACTTCGGCGAATTATTTTGACTGCGTCGGGTGGGGCTTTCAG GGATTGGCCAGTAGATAAATTAAAAGATGTCAAAGTGGCCGATGCTTTGAAGCATCCTAACTGGAATATGGGGAAAAAGATTACCGTTGACTCTGCTACCCTTTTCAATAAG GGTCTTGAAGTCATTGAAGCACATTATCTCTATGGAGCTGAGTATGACAATATTGAGATTGTGATTCATCCCCAATCTATCATTCACTCGATGATAGAGACACAG GATTCATCTGTTCTCGCACAATTGGGGTGGCCTGATATGCGATTGCCAATCCTCTACACAATGTCATGGCCAGAGAGGATTTACTGCTCTGAAATAACATGGCCTCGCCTCGACCTTTGCAA GCTTGGTTCACTAACATTCAAAGCTCCTGACAATGTAAAATATCCATCCATGGATCTTGCCTATTCTGCTGGACGGGCTGGAGGCACAATGACGGGAGTTCTTAGCGCAGCCAATGAGAAGGCAGTTGAAATGTTCATCAATGAAAA GATAAGCTACTTGGACATCTTCAAGGTCGTAGAGCTTACTTGCAATAAGCATAGGGAAGAACTGGTCGAGACACCTTCCCTTGAGGAGATCATACATTACGACTTGTGGGCACGGGATTATGCAGCAAATTTGCAGCTATCCGCCAGGAGGACTCCTGTTCTCACATGA
- the LOC115741580 gene encoding uncharacterized protein LOC115741580 gives MATNRWIRPEVYPLFAAVGVAIGICGFQLVRNIRINPEVRVAKEKRAAGVLDNFSEGRMYSEHALRKFVRNRSPEIMPNLNSFFTSPDRN, from the exons ATGGCTACAAACCGATGGATCAGGCCCGAG GTGTATCCGCTCTTTGCGGCTGTTGGCGTCGCCATTGGGATCTGCGGGTTCCAGTTGGTTCGCAATATCCGCATCAATCCTGAAGTCAG GGTGGCCAAGGAGAAGAGGGCTGCAGGAGTTCTGGATAACTTTTCTGAGGGTAGAATGTATTCTGAGCATGCTTTAAGGAAGTTCGTTCGAAACAGGTCTCCAGAAATCATGCCTAATCTCAACAGCTTCTTCACAAGCCCCGATCGAAATTAA
- the LOC115741550 gene encoding anaphase-promoting complex subunit 8 — protein sequence MSSKEICRNELRIAVRQLSDRCLYSASKWAAEQLVGIELDPVKFTPSNTRFQRGSSSIRRRFRTNEITSTPIAGVSYVSTPVMEEDDAVDGDFYLLAKSYFDCREYRRAAHVLRDQSGKKAVFLRCYALYLAGEKRKEEENIELEGPLGKSDAVNKELVSLERELSMLRKNGSIDPFGLYLYGLVLKEKGSQHLARSVLVESVNSYPWNWSAWSELQSLCTTIDTLDSLPLNNNWMKDFFLACAYQELRMHNESLAKYEYLQGTFSFSNYIQAQIAKAQYSLRGFEQVEVIFEELLRNDPYRVEDMDMYSNVLYAKECLSALSYLAHRVFLTDKYRPESCCIIGNYYSLKGQHEKSVIYFRRALTLNKNCLSAWTLMGHEYVEMKNTPAAVDAYRRAVDINPCDYRAWYGLGQAYEMMCMPFYALHYFRKSVFLQPSDSRLWIAMAHCYEDEPLHMLEEAIKCYRRAANCNDREAIALHRLAKLHCDLGRSEEAAFYYKKDLERMEAEERDGPNMVEALLFLATHCKDQKRFEEAEVYCTRLLDYTGPEKETAKSLLRGMRMAQSCFPSMNAEPFPP from the exons ATGAGTTCGAAGGAGATCTGCCGGAACGAGCTCCGAATTGCAGTCCGCCAGCTCAGCGATCGCTGCCTCTACTCTGCTTCCAAATG GGCAGCAGAGCAATTAGTGGGAATTGAGCTAGACCCGGTAAAGTTCACGCCTTCAAACACCAGATTCCAGCGTGGGAGCTCCAGCATCCGCAGGAGATTCCGCACAAATGAGATCACATCGACCCCAATTGCTGGGGTGTCGTATGTGAGTACTCCGGTCATGGAGGAAGATGACGCTGTTGATGGTGACTTTTACCTTCTGGCCAAGTCTTACTTTGACTGCCGCGAGTATAGGAGGGCTGCTCATGTGCTTCGGGATCAGTCCGGGAAGAAAGCTGTCTTCCTACGATGTTATGCTCTTTATCTG GCTGGAGAAAAgcggaaagaagaagagaatataGAACTTGAAGGACCCTTAGGTAAGAGTGATGCTGTTAACAAGGAATTGGTTTCTCTAGAGAGGGAGTTGTCAATGCTACGTAAGAATGGGTCCATCGATCCCTTTGGGTTGTACTTATATGGTCTTGTTCTTAAAGAGAAAGGCAGTCAACACCTTGCACGTAGCGTTCTTGTGGAATCTGTGAATAGCTATCCTTGGAACTGGAGTGCATGGTCAGAGTTGCAGTCGTTGTGCACTACAATTGACACATTAGACAGTCTACCTCTCAATAACAATTGGATGAAGgatttctttcttgcttgtGCATATCAAGAACTCAGAATGCACAACGAGTCCTTAGCAAAATATGAGTATCTGCAAGGCACCTTCAGTTTCAGTAATTACATACAGGCACAAATTGCAAAAGCGCAGTACAGTCTAAGAGGATTTGAACAAGTGGAAGTGATATTTGAAGAACTCCTGAGAAATGATCCTTACCGAGTGGAGGACATGGATATGTATTCCAATGTACTCTATGCTAAGGAATGCTTGTCTGCCTTGAGTTATCTCGCCCACAGGGTATTTTTGACTGATAAGTACAGACCAGAATCTTGTTGTATAATTGGAAATTATTATAGTTTGAAAGGCCAACATGAGAAGTCAGTTATATATTTTAGGAGGGCCCTTACATTGAATAAGAATTGTTTATCTGCTTGGACTCTAATGGGTCATGAATACGTTGAGATGAAAAACACTCCAGCGGCTGTTGATGCCTATCGGCGGGCTGTAGATATAAATCCGTGTGATTACCGAGCCTGGTATGGTTTAGGACAGGCCTATGAGATGATGTGCATGCCTTTCTACGCTCTCCATTATTTTAGGAAATCTGTATTCTTGCAGCCAAGTGATTCTCGCTTATGGATTGCTATGGCTCATTGTTATGAAGATGAGCCGCTTCACATGCTAGAAGAGGCAATCAAGTGTTACAGGAGGGCAGCGAATTGTAATGACAGGGAAGCAATTGCTCTTCATCGGCTGGCAAAGTTGCATTGTGATCTTGGCCGTTCTGAAGAAGCTGCTTTTTATTACAAAAAGGATCTGGAGCGGATGGAAGCTGAAGAGAGGGATGGACCTAATATGGTTGaagctttgctttttcttgccACACACTGCAAAGACCAGAAGAGATTTGAGGAAGCAGAGGTGTATTGCACCCGTCTTCTTGATTACACTGGCCCA GAGAAAGAGACTGCAAAGAGTCTACTACGAGGAATGAGAATGGCACAATCTTGTTTTCCTTCAATGAATGCTGAGCCTTTTCCTCCATAA
- the LOC115741623 gene encoding uncharacterized protein LOC115741623 produces the protein MQASALLSPSPSLSSYSTGKLAEIAARVVDELGLDSDPFCFDAMNFGGASTEHSQPPGEEAGGEESDSTQFDNEDVEEEEEEEEEEFAFVCDGPGMSPISADEIFYNGQIRPAYPVFNRDLLLNGVSRREKDEDDSKKTTKLRLPLKKLLSEDREWTSSSSSSSSSSESDELDGLAPGSYCVWRPKPSRDQPSAAAAAATKRCWKSSSTGSSKRWRFKDLLLNRSNGGSKDTFLLVAPSKKRDNKIGESKRVVAVAEDDDGGGGVVVTARDGGKTAGNDEDKRKPLPPQRAGLVGFLATANGLSRNLNLHPF, from the coding sequence ATGCAGGCATCAGCTTTGCTCTCTCCATCCCCAAGCCTCAGCAGCTACTCCACAGGCAAGCTCGCCGAGATCGCCGCTCGGGTCGTCGACGAGCTCGGGCTCGATTCCGACCCGTTCTGTTTCGACGCCATGAATTTCGGTGGAGCCAGCACCGAACACTCGCAGCCGCCGGGCGAAGAAGCAGGGGGCGAGGAGAGCGATAGCACCCAGTTCGATAACGAGGacgttgaggaagaagaagaagaagaagaagaagagttcgcTTTCGTGTGCGACGGGCCAGGCATGTCTCCGATTTCCGCCGATGAGATCTTCTACAACGGCCAAATTCGGCCTGCGTACCCGGTCTTCAACAGAGATTTGCTTCTGAACGGAGTCTcgaggagagagaaggacgaagacgactcgaagaagacgacgaagcTCCGGCTGCCGCTGAAGAAGCTCCTGAGCGAGGACAGGGAGTGGAcgtcatcctcctcctcctcctcctcttcctcggaATCGGACGAGCTGGACGGCCTAGCTCCAGGATCCTACTGCGTCTGGAGGCCGAAACCGTCGCGCGACCAACCCTCGGCTGCGGCGGCGGCCGCGACGAAGCGCTGCTGGAAGAGCAGCTCGACGGGATCCTCGAAGCGGTGGAGGTTCAAGGACCTGCTGCTGAACCGGAGCAACGGCGGCAGCAAGGACACGTTCCTGCTCGTGGCGCCGAGCAAGAAGAGGGACAACAAGATCGGCGAATCGAAGCGGGTGGTGGCGGTAGCGGAGGacgacgacggcggcggcggcgtcgtcgTCACCGCTCGCGACGGGGGAAAAACGGCGGGCAATGACGAAGACAAGAGGAAGCCGCTCCCGCCTCAAAGAGCAGGCCTCGTCGGCTTCCTCGCCACCGCGAACGGGCTGAGCAGGAACTTGAATCTGCACCCATTTTGA
- the LOC115741518 gene encoding peroxisomal membrane protein PEX14 isoform X2, with amino-acid sequence MATGADNKPQESGTELAQPTNEAPQNAAADDVKSSSTPSVFVNSEPIREEQVQNAVKFLSHPKVQGSPVIYRRSFLERKGLTKEEIDEAFRRVPDPAPSAQPSNVTPDPQLKTAANNQPQSSAQALQSAATAPTGVVSSMVTTARPRFRWIHAAYAVGFLAASGAGTAVLLKNAIIPRFKSWIRKVISDEENDVLTKPIAGPSLAEETAAAAKSAAAAAADVAKASQEMLNSKIEEKRCFGELVNLLDIQLQEMKSMSTAIRKLKGHADTSGALSQLNHEDHRESLTSSKPYANGRAEFDSRSARSSSPPASSEPSMAPHPKSYMEIMAMVQRGERPPNVKDINDSPPNPHQQITNPRLAPRAKPWEAGQTQNNSSNVYQYQSSAEAWNYNAQDNGITDQSNGDASAPWWQRKNVRITEIDRDEDLKTGTYGSRTSDQPVQRAWVPPQPPPIAMPEAAEAIRRPKPAAPIELSPDETASRSSDVTDELQKVTKFSESAGTENISEMSSGMNSSEIQVEQE; translated from the exons ATGGCGACTGGCGCGGATAATAAGCCTCAAGAATcag GTACAGAATTGGCTCAACCAACAAATGAGGCTCCACAAAATGCAGCAGCTGATGATGTTAAATCAAGTTCTACGCCTTCTGTGTTCGTGAATTCAGAACCGATACGAGAGGAACAGGTGCAAAATGCTGTCAAATTTCTCTCACACCCAAAAGTTCAAGGTTCTCCAGTCATCTATCGACGATCTTTCCTTGAGAGGAAAGGCCTTACCAAGGAGGAAATAGATGAAGCATTTCGGCGGGTTCCA GACCCAGCTCCAAGTGCACAGCCTTCAAATGTTACTCCGG ATCCACAGTTGAAAACTGCGGCAAACAATCAGCCCCAATCCTCAGCACAGGCTCTGCAGTCCGCTGCTACTGCTCCTACCGGTGTTGTATCCTCAATGGTTACCACGGCTCGACCAAGATTTCGCTGGATCCATGCTGCTTATGCTGTAGGTTTTCTAGCAGCATCTGGTGCTGGAACGGCTGTCCTGTTGAAG AATGCTATAATTCCTAGGTTCAAGTCTTGGATACGCAAGGTTATCTCGGATGAAGAGAATGATGTTCTCACAAAACCCATCGCTGGACCTAGTTTGGCAGAGGAAACTGCTGCTGCAGCAAAATCAGCTGCAGCTGCAGCTGCTGACGTGGCAAAAGCCAGCCAGGAGATGTTGAATTCGAAAATTGAAG AGAAAAGGTGCTTTGGGGAATTGGTGAATCTGCTGGACATCCAACTACAGGAGATGAAGTCAATGAGTACTGCTatccgaaaattaaaag GACATGCAGACACTTCGGGTGCTCTTTCTCAGTTAAATCATGAAGACCATAGAGAATCCCTCACTAGTTCAAAG CCATATGCTAACGGGAGGGCAGAATTTGATTCGCGTTCAG CGAGGTCTTCTTCACCTCCAGCATCTTCAGAACCCTCTATGGCACCTCACCCAAAGTCGTATATGGAG ATTATGGCCATGGTCCAAAGAGGGGAACGACCTCCTAATGTAAAG GACATCAATGATTCACCCCCCAATCCTCATCAGCAGATAACCAATCCTCGGTTAGCACCAAGAGCTAAG CCTTGGGAGGCGGGTCAGACTCAAAACAACTCAAGCAATGTGTATCAGTACCAATCGAGTGCTGAAGCTTGGAATTACAATGCTCAAGACAATGGAATCACTGACCAGTCAAATGGTGATGCTTCTGCGCCCTGGTGGCAGAGGAAGAATGTTAGAATTACTGAAATTGACCGTGACGAGGATTTGAAAACCGGTACTTATGGTTCCCGAACCAGTGACCAACCAGTTCAGCGTGCATGGGTGCCACCTCAGCCACCACCTATTGCCATGCCCGAAGCAGCAGAAGCCATTCGGCGCCCAAAGCCAGCTGCTCCTATAGAACTGTCCCCTGATGAAACAGCGTCTCGCTCTTCTGATGTAACCGATGAACTGCAGAAGGTCACAAAATTTTCCGAGTCTGCAGGAACAGAGAACATCAGTGAGATGAGCTCAGGAATGAACTCGAGCGAGATACAGGTGGAACAGGAATAG
- the LOC115741518 gene encoding peroxisomal membrane protein PEX14 isoform X1: protein MATGADNKPQESGTELAQPTNEAPQNAAADDVKSSSTPSVFVNSEPIREEQVQNAVKFLSHPKVQGSPVIYRRSFLERKGLTKEEIDEAFRRVPDPAPSAQPSNVTPDPQLKTAANNQPQSSAQALQSAATAPTGVVSSMVTTARPRFRWIHAAYAVGFLAASGAGTAVLLKNAIIPRFKSWIRKVISDEENDVLTKPIAGPSLAEETAAAAKSAAAAAADVAKASQEMLNSKIEEKRCFGELVNLLDIQLQEMKSMSTAIRKLKGHADTSGALSQLNHEDHRESLTSSKQPYANGRAEFDSRSARSSSPPASSEPSMAPHPKSYMEIMAMVQRGERPPNVKDINDSPPNPHQQITNPRLAPRAKPWEAGQTQNNSSNVYQYQSSAEAWNYNAQDNGITDQSNGDASAPWWQRKNVRITEIDRDEDLKTGTYGSRTSDQPVQRAWVPPQPPPIAMPEAAEAIRRPKPAAPIELSPDETASRSSDVTDELQKVTKFSESAGTENISEMSSGMNSSEIQVEQE, encoded by the exons ATGGCGACTGGCGCGGATAATAAGCCTCAAGAATcag GTACAGAATTGGCTCAACCAACAAATGAGGCTCCACAAAATGCAGCAGCTGATGATGTTAAATCAAGTTCTACGCCTTCTGTGTTCGTGAATTCAGAACCGATACGAGAGGAACAGGTGCAAAATGCTGTCAAATTTCTCTCACACCCAAAAGTTCAAGGTTCTCCAGTCATCTATCGACGATCTTTCCTTGAGAGGAAAGGCCTTACCAAGGAGGAAATAGATGAAGCATTTCGGCGGGTTCCA GACCCAGCTCCAAGTGCACAGCCTTCAAATGTTACTCCGG ATCCACAGTTGAAAACTGCGGCAAACAATCAGCCCCAATCCTCAGCACAGGCTCTGCAGTCCGCTGCTACTGCTCCTACCGGTGTTGTATCCTCAATGGTTACCACGGCTCGACCAAGATTTCGCTGGATCCATGCTGCTTATGCTGTAGGTTTTCTAGCAGCATCTGGTGCTGGAACGGCTGTCCTGTTGAAG AATGCTATAATTCCTAGGTTCAAGTCTTGGATACGCAAGGTTATCTCGGATGAAGAGAATGATGTTCTCACAAAACCCATCGCTGGACCTAGTTTGGCAGAGGAAACTGCTGCTGCAGCAAAATCAGCTGCAGCTGCAGCTGCTGACGTGGCAAAAGCCAGCCAGGAGATGTTGAATTCGAAAATTGAAG AGAAAAGGTGCTTTGGGGAATTGGTGAATCTGCTGGACATCCAACTACAGGAGATGAAGTCAATGAGTACTGCTatccgaaaattaaaag GACATGCAGACACTTCGGGTGCTCTTTCTCAGTTAAATCATGAAGACCATAGAGAATCCCTCACTAGTTCAAAG CAGCCATATGCTAACGGGAGGGCAGAATTTGATTCGCGTTCAG CGAGGTCTTCTTCACCTCCAGCATCTTCAGAACCCTCTATGGCACCTCACCCAAAGTCGTATATGGAG ATTATGGCCATGGTCCAAAGAGGGGAACGACCTCCTAATGTAAAG GACATCAATGATTCACCCCCCAATCCTCATCAGCAGATAACCAATCCTCGGTTAGCACCAAGAGCTAAG CCTTGGGAGGCGGGTCAGACTCAAAACAACTCAAGCAATGTGTATCAGTACCAATCGAGTGCTGAAGCTTGGAATTACAATGCTCAAGACAATGGAATCACTGACCAGTCAAATGGTGATGCTTCTGCGCCCTGGTGGCAGAGGAAGAATGTTAGAATTACTGAAATTGACCGTGACGAGGATTTGAAAACCGGTACTTATGGTTCCCGAACCAGTGACCAACCAGTTCAGCGTGCATGGGTGCCACCTCAGCCACCACCTATTGCCATGCCCGAAGCAGCAGAAGCCATTCGGCGCCCAAAGCCAGCTGCTCCTATAGAACTGTCCCCTGATGAAACAGCGTCTCGCTCTTCTGATGTAACCGATGAACTGCAGAAGGTCACAAAATTTTCCGAGTCTGCAGGAACAGAGAACATCAGTGAGATGAGCTCAGGAATGAACTCGAGCGAGATACAGGTGGAACAGGAATAG
- the LOC115741574 gene encoding pentatricopeptide repeat-containing protein At1g74900, mitochondrial, with product MLTLLHRGPVQTITITITTSNFFFFTSSYLPHQLLATTASPPPPPAPPLDASIAASILASTPQTLPGILQNPSIQWTPDLVDKTLKRLWNHAPKALAFFAQLSQHPSYAHSASSFDHAVDLAARVRDYRAVWASVARMRSLRLGPSPKTFAIIAERYVAAGKPDRAVKVFLSMHEHGCRQDLSSFNTVLDILCKSRHVEMATNKLFKVFRGRFKADCVSYNIIANGWCLIKRTPMALEVFKEMVDRGLNPSSTTYNIMLKGFFRAGQVDEAWQFFMQMKKRKCDIDVVTYTTVIHGFGIIGEIKKARRVFDEMAREGILPSVATYNAMIQVLCKKDNVENAIVVFEEMLRKGYVPNSITYNLVIRGLCHAGHMDRAVEFLSRMEDDGCEPNVQTYNITIRYFCDAGEIENGMRLFEKMGSGVCLPNLDTYNILISSMFVRKKSDDLVLAGKLLIEMVDRGFVPRKFTFNRVLDGLLLTGNQGFAKEILRVQSKSGRLPRRFKL from the coding sequence ATGCTCACTCTTCTGCACAGAGGTCCTGTTCagaccatcaccatcaccatcaccacctccaacttcttcttcttcacctcctcTTACCTCCCCCACCAACTCCTAGCAACCACCGcatcaccgccaccgccacctgcTCCTCCACTTGACGCCTCCATCGCCGCCTCAATCCTCGCCTCAACCCCTCAAACCCTGCCCGGAATCCTCCAAAATCCTAGCATCCAATGGACGCCGGACCTTGTCGACAAGACCCTGAAGCGCCTCTGGAACCACGCCCCAAAGGCCCTGGCTTTCTTCGCCCAGCTCTCCCAACATCCCAGTTACGCCCACTCCGCCTCCTCCTTCGACCACGCCGTCGACCTCGCCGCGCGCGTCCGCGACTACAGGGCCGTGTGGGCCTCCGTGGCCCGGATGCGGTCCCTCCGCCTCGGCCCCTCCCCGAAGACATTCGCGATTATCGCCGAGAGGTATGTGGCCGCCGGGAAACCGGATAGAGCGGTTAAGGTGTTCTTGTCGATGCACGAGCACGGCTGTCGTCAGGATTTGAGTTCCTTTAACACCGTTCTTGATATACTGTGCAAGTCTAGACATGTAGAGATGGCTACCAACAAGTTGTTTAAGGTTTTCCGGGGCAGGTTTAAGGCTGATTGTGTTAGTTACAATATAATTGCGAATGGGTGGTGTTTGATCAAACGGACGCCGATGGCTTTGGAGGTGTTCAAGGAGATGGTGGATAGGGGGTTGAACCCGAGTTCGACAACTTATAATATAATGCTTAAAGGGTTCTTTAGAGCTGGCCAAGTTGATGAAGCGTGGCAATTCTTTATGcagatgaagaagaggaagtgTGATATTGATGTTGTCACGTATACCACGGTGATCCATGGTTTCGGCATCATTGGTGAGATTAAGAAAGCTAGAAGGGTGTTTGATGAGATGGCTAGAGAGGGGATTCTTCCTTCTGTTGCCACTTATAATGCCATGATTCAGGTTCTCTGCAAGAAAGATAATGTGGAAAATGCGATTGTGGTTTTCGAAGAAATGTTGAGGAAGGGTTACGTGCCCAACTCAATTACTTACAATTTGGTGATTAGGGGATTGTGTCATGCAGGGCATATGGACAGAGCTGTGGAATTTTTGTCAAGAATGGAGGATGATGGATGTGAACCTAATGTACAGACATACAATATCACAATTCGTTACTTTTGTGATGCTGGAGAAATAGAGAATGGCATGCGCctgtttgagaaaatgggaaGTGGGGTTTGCTTGCCAAATTTGGACACGTACAACATCCTTATCAGTTCCATGTTTGTGAGGAAGAAATCGGATGATTTGGTGCTGGCAGGGAAATTGTTGATTGAGATGGTTGACAGAGGATTTGTGCCTAGAAAATTTACTTTCAACAGGGTCTTGGATGGGCTTTTACTTACTGGAAACCAAGGTTTTGCAAAGGAGATCCTTAGAGTGCAAAGCAAATCTGGTCGTCTTCCTCGTCGTTTTAAGTTATAG